The following coding sequences are from one Bacillus sp. (in: firmicutes) window:
- a CDS encoding type II toxin-antitoxin system death-on-curing family toxin, protein MIRYLTEKEVILINALVIRRYSPKEQIGVKLPELLNSAVYRPQQSLFENEAYPTIWLKAAALFESLAKKHSFHNANKRTAFASMKQFLWLNGYTLTASETEAEDFTVHIVVTKPSIPLQQIADWIEGNSIGRKKES, encoded by the coding sequence ATGATAAGATATTTAACCGAAAAAGAAGTTATCCTAATCAACGCTTTAGTCATTAGAAGATATTCACCTAAAGAACAAATAGGTGTGAAGCTGCCTGAGTTGCTGAATAGTGCTGTATATAGGCCGCAACAAAGCCTTTTCGAAAATGAGGCTTACCCTACAATATGGTTAAAAGCAGCTGCCTTATTTGAAAGCCTTGCAAAAAAACATTCATTTCATAATGCCAATAAACGAACAGCTTTTGCAAGCATGAAACAATTTCTGTGGTTGAATGGTTATACATTAACGGCATCTGAAACAGAAGCAGAAGACTTTACAGTTCATATTGTAGTTACGAAACCCAGTATTCCATTGCAACAAATTGCTGATTGGATTGAAGGGAATAGTATTGGAAGAAAGAAGGAGAGTTAA
- a CDS encoding LTA synthase family protein has product MAAHYNPFILNYIILFVFFLLFLGLFNDLLFSTFAFTAFIFVLSYIERYKVMFLGENLYPWDVLLYQQLFNLLPELIKEVNKEMALIAAIGAVLMMAALIFIKNKIKFVVCRLSLLNRLALIVGTAGLIVSFFLYSSTPLKHLFDSLQITNMNWNQETNYKINGFVLSFVLNTESALIFPPKGYGKENITNIVKDLSAKLPPEVPKKTLKRNPNIIFIMNESFWDPTQLQSVTLSEDPMPTVRKNQVGWLLSPQFGGGTANIEFEALTGLNVSFLPTGSIAYQQFINRPLPSLATVLKEQGYEATAIHPYYNWFWNRENVYNYMGFNEFISLDHFKGAAYRGPYISDQEVSKKIINKIEATEKPDFIYAVTMQNHGPYEKNRYKGAKIKIEDKNLSDEARYTLESYTQGVVEADEALYELIRHYEKSEEPTIIIFYGDHLPFLGAYYLAYKEAGFVNDNEDKWSLGDYHKMRTTPLVIWDNFSNKKSELPSISPSFLAPHIFNLAQIQKPLYYRFLEEFNKQMPGFTAAIKNDANGHLYKETPEAVKPLEDTYLHLQYDLLFGKQYGIKALFDG; this is encoded by the coding sequence ATGGCAGCTCACTACAATCCCTTTATTTTAAACTATATAATCTTGTTTGTATTTTTCCTTTTGTTTTTAGGGCTGTTTAATGATTTATTATTTAGCACTTTTGCGTTTACGGCTTTTATTTTTGTTTTAAGCTATATCGAAAGATATAAGGTTATGTTTTTAGGTGAAAATTTATACCCATGGGATGTATTGCTTTATCAGCAGTTATTCAACTTATTGCCAGAGCTTATCAAAGAGGTAAACAAAGAGATGGCGCTGATTGCAGCTATCGGAGCCGTACTAATGATGGCGGCGCTTATTTTTATTAAGAACAAAATAAAGTTTGTCGTATGTAGACTCAGTCTTTTGAACAGGCTTGCGTTGATTGTTGGAACTGCTGGGTTAATCGTTTCTTTCTTCCTATATAGTTCAACGCCATTAAAACATCTGTTTGATTCATTGCAAATTACGAATATGAACTGGAATCAGGAAACGAATTACAAAATAAACGGCTTTGTCCTCAGCTTTGTTTTAAATACGGAAAGTGCGCTCATTTTCCCACCAAAAGGATATGGAAAAGAAAATATAACGAATATTGTCAAAGACCTAAGTGCGAAATTGCCACCAGAGGTGCCAAAGAAAACGTTAAAACGGAACCCCAATATTATTTTTATTATGAACGAATCGTTCTGGGATCCTACCCAATTACAATCGGTTACATTAAGTGAGGATCCAATGCCAACGGTTAGGAAAAATCAAGTCGGCTGGCTTCTTTCACCACAGTTTGGCGGAGGTACCGCCAATATTGAATTCGAGGCTTTAACTGGCCTCAATGTTTCATTTTTGCCAACTGGCTCGATTGCCTACCAGCAATTTATAAACCGACCGCTTCCATCACTAGCAACGGTGTTAAAAGAACAAGGCTATGAGGCGACAGCAATCCACCCGTATTACAATTGGTTTTGGAATCGCGAGAATGTTTATAATTATATGGGCTTCAATGAATTTATTAGTTTAGATCACTTTAAGGGTGCTGCATACCGCGGCCCTTATATTTCTGATCAAGAAGTAAGCAAAAAAATTATTAACAAAATAGAGGCAACGGAAAAGCCTGACTTTATTTATGCAGTTACGATGCAAAACCATGGCCCATACGAAAAAAATCGCTATAAAGGCGCTAAAATAAAAATCGAAGATAAGAATTTGTCCGATGAAGCCCGCTATACATTGGAATCCTATACTCAAGGTGTTGTTGAAGCAGATGAAGCACTTTATGAGCTTATTCGGCATTATGAAAAATCAGAAGAACCGACGATAATCATTTTTTATGGAGACCATTTACCGTTTTTAGGTGCATACTATTTGGCCTATAAAGAAGCGGGGTTTGTAAATGATAACGAAGATAAATGGTCGCTTGGAGACTATCATAAAATGAGAACGACGCCATTAGTTATATGGGACAATTTTTCGAATAAAAAATCTGAACTTCCAAGCATAAGCCCATCATTCCTAGCACCGCATATTTTTAATTTAGCGCAAATCCAAAAGCCATTGTACTATCGATTCTTGGAGGAGTTTAATAAACAAATGCCAGGCTTTACCGCAGCCATTAAAAATGATGCGAACGGTCATTTGTATAAAGAAACGCCGGAAGCAGTGAAGCCGCTTGAGGATACTTATTTGCACCTGCAATATGATTTGTTGTTTGGGAAACAGTATGGGATAAAAGCTTTGTTTGACGGTTAA
- a CDS encoding DUF3307 domain-containing protein produces MSPFDILLLGHLIGDYLFQTSWMAANKAKNWAALLTHSFVYTLAVGIVAWFGFGGLSIWGLLLVFGLHVFLDRRTFVAWWVRTVMTSTGKESCWLSIVVDQVFHLIVLVIALQI; encoded by the coding sequence GTGAGTCCATTTGACATATTATTACTTGGTCATTTAATAGGTGATTATTTATTTCAAACGAGCTGGATGGCGGCCAACAAGGCAAAAAATTGGGCTGCCCTTCTCACTCATTCATTCGTTTATACTCTAGCGGTAGGAATAGTCGCCTGGTTTGGTTTTGGTGGGCTTTCAATATGGGGTCTTTTGCTCGTTTTCGGATTACATGTCTTTTTGGATCGGCGCACCTTTGTTGCTTGGTGGGTTCGAACCGTTATGACGTCAACAGGAAAAGAATCATGTTGGTTAAGCATTGTTGTTGATCAAGTGTTTCATTTAATTGTGTTGGTGATTGCGTTGCAAATATAG
- a CDS encoding GHKL domain-containing protein, with the protein MAIKWKSKIVIIAWVLLLTYGLSGLSVGLSKGNYYLAKDYFQTDQFETTFDRFINDLLIFELNSLTREEVKKQLTVSTEEINEHRYRYGNLNEQITNIKGQYEGKIQDALAAKNEEVAKLYTEERDQKIADITNNFTSDEHVRQKVLKEKEEKVDHYFVELERNRQEFLAYQHSFVYYLKNRKTGEIYTNLNATEETAEQKMTSKNMAFIRTYTNLTTKNDYYNFGDYGIVNPILDKNVATFEGKIAVPKTASQTNTVLNDYYYFKQNQIVYYIYSLAGIAALLLSLFFYKNTAIIRTLRFEKLQPYYNKVPIDVKIVAFLFTCLLAFLFLNESWFFSYWESMYSLLKVIFYYLFWSTVFLSLALVQGKLLFERYKDRSNLKNDIKEAFLIKAKEAVKSAFLNRRVGTQIFIILAVVYAFGLGAIIVVMEPAFIIIYGGLFLVIGLPLLILIMKRTGYFNQIIKNTSELASGNFEPDLPIVGKSVLAKLAENINTLKYGVKASQKEQAKSERLKTELITNVSHDLRTPLTSIITYTELLKTPELSGDERDSYIEIIDRKSKRLKVLIDDLFEASKMASGNIELLKEKVDLGQLLQQALAEYDEKIAESTLQFRIATPDAPVYAIVDGQKMWRVFDNVIGNILKYALENTRVYISMKQTGEKVEISFKNIAKYELGGDVNELFERFKRGDVSRHTEGSGLGLAIAKSIVDLHGGELEMDVDGDLFKVTIMLETK; encoded by the coding sequence TTGGCTATAAAATGGAAAAGTAAAATTGTAATTATTGCTTGGGTGTTACTGTTAACATATGGGTTAAGCGGGCTGTCTGTCGGTTTATCAAAAGGAAATTATTATCTCGCTAAAGATTATTTTCAAACCGACCAATTTGAAACCACTTTTGATCGTTTTATCAATGATTTGTTGATATTTGAATTAAATAGTTTGACAAGGGAAGAAGTGAAAAAGCAGCTTACTGTTTCTACAGAGGAGATTAATGAGCACCGCTATCGCTACGGGAATTTAAATGAACAAATTACGAATATTAAGGGACAATATGAAGGGAAAATTCAAGATGCTTTAGCAGCTAAGAACGAAGAAGTTGCAAAGCTATACACTGAAGAACGTGACCAAAAAATTGCAGATATTACAAATAATTTTACTAGTGATGAGCATGTTCGACAGAAGGTTCTTAAGGAAAAAGAAGAGAAAGTTGACCATTACTTTGTTGAGTTGGAACGGAATCGCCAAGAGTTTTTAGCTTATCAACATTCGTTTGTATACTACTTGAAAAACAGGAAAACAGGCGAAATCTATACGAATTTAAATGCAACAGAAGAAACAGCTGAACAAAAAATGACCAGTAAAAACATGGCATTTATTCGTACATACACGAACTTAACAACAAAAAATGATTACTATAATTTCGGTGATTACGGTATTGTTAATCCGATATTAGATAAAAATGTTGCAACTTTTGAAGGGAAAATTGCTGTTCCAAAAACAGCTTCGCAAACGAATACGGTTTTAAATGATTACTATTATTTTAAACAAAATCAAATTGTCTATTACATTTATTCGTTAGCAGGAATCGCTGCGCTTCTACTAAGCTTATTTTTTTATAAAAATACAGCGATAATTCGAACGCTTAGATTTGAAAAGTTGCAGCCTTATTATAATAAGGTTCCAATTGATGTAAAAATAGTAGCCTTCTTGTTTACCTGTTTGCTTGCCTTTCTTTTTCTAAATGAAAGTTGGTTTTTTAGCTATTGGGAAAGTATGTACAGTCTATTGAAGGTTATTTTTTATTATTTATTTTGGTCTACAGTATTTCTTTCTCTAGCACTTGTGCAGGGGAAACTTCTTTTTGAAAGATATAAAGACCGTTCTAATTTAAAGAACGATATTAAAGAGGCATTCTTAATTAAAGCAAAGGAAGCAGTAAAGAGCGCTTTTTTAAATAGACGTGTTGGCACCCAAATTTTCATTATTTTAGCTGTTGTGTATGCTTTTGGTTTAGGAGCCATCATTGTAGTGATGGAACCGGCTTTTATCATTATATATGGCGGATTGTTTCTCGTTATTGGCCTGCCACTTCTTATTTTAATCATGAAACGCACTGGTTATTTTAATCAAATTATCAAAAATACAAGTGAGTTAGCTAGCGGAAATTTCGAACCTGATCTGCCGATTGTAGGCAAATCTGTATTAGCAAAGCTTGCAGAGAATATTAATACGTTAAAATACGGTGTAAAAGCATCACAAAAAGAGCAAGCAAAAAGTGAACGTTTGAAAACAGAACTGATTACAAATGTCAGCCATGATTTACGGACACCATTAACTTCAATTATTACTTACACAGAGCTGTTAAAAACGCCAGAGCTTTCCGGTGATGAGCGGGATTCCTATATTGAAATCATCGACCGCAAATCTAAGCGCTTAAAGGTTTTGATTGACGATTTATTTGAGGCTTCAAAAATGGCGAGCGGCAATATTGAGTTACTAAAAGAAAAGGTAGATTTAGGGCAGTTATTGCAGCAGGCTTTAGCGGAATACGACGAAAAAATCGCTGAATCAACATTGCAGTTTCGAATTGCGACACCTGATGCGCCAGTTTATGCAATAGTCGATGGACAAAAAATGTGGCGCGTCTTCGATAATGTCATTGGAAACATTTTGAAATATGCGCTTGAAAACACGAGAGTCTATATTTCAATGAAGCAAACAGGAGAAAAGGTCGAAATCTCTTTTAAAAATATTGCAAAATACGAGCTTGGCGGTGATGTCAATGAGTTATTTGAACGCTTTAAGCGCGGTGATGTATCCCGGCATACGGAAGGATCTGGCCTTGGTTTAGCAATTGCAAAATCGATAGTTGACCTCCATGGTGGGGAATTAGAAATGGATGTTGATGGTGACTTATTTAAGGTTACGATTATGTTGGAAACAAAATAA
- a CDS encoding HD domain-containing protein translates to MGQSTEFGSSKFRKELEPNELLEVIFHYVAKISNEKDLDRLLMLMADMGRELIISDRCTVWLYNKDAEALWTKVAHGVDRIEMPVYNGLAGYAVLTGRSIIIDDAYEDDRFNQNVDKQTGYRTKSILVIPIKNQQGEIIGCYQAINKMTSASIFSDQDLKYLELAATYTGKALESAMLLHEIEETQKEIIFTMGEIGESRSKETGNHVKRVAEYSKILAMGLGMSEAEAELIKMASPMHDIGKVAIPDEILKKPSRLTEEEFAIMQSHATIGYKLLEKSKRHILQAAAIIAHEHHEKWNGTGYPNGKKGEQIHIYGRITAIADVFDALASDRYYKKAWELERIINLFKEERGHHFDPKLVDIFLNNLDEILKIKAAYEDI, encoded by the coding sequence ATGGGACAAAGTACGGAATTTGGCTCATCCAAATTTAGAAAAGAATTAGAGCCTAATGAGTTGCTTGAGGTTATTTTTCATTACGTTGCGAAAATTTCCAATGAAAAAGATTTAGATCGTTTACTAATGCTAATGGCTGATATGGGACGGGAGCTCATTATTTCCGATCGTTGCACAGTGTGGTTATATAATAAAGATGCGGAGGCATTATGGACAAAGGTGGCACATGGTGTCGACAGAATTGAAATGCCTGTTTATAACGGATTAGCAGGTTATGCTGTTTTGACTGGCCGCTCCATTATTATTGATGATGCCTATGAAGATGATCGCTTTAATCAAAATGTTGATAAACAAACCGGCTATCGAACGAAGTCCATCCTTGTTATTCCGATAAAAAACCAGCAGGGGGAAATCATTGGCTGCTATCAGGCTATTAATAAAATGACATCGGCAAGTATTTTTTCTGATCAGGATTTAAAATATTTAGAACTTGCCGCTACTTATACGGGAAAAGCACTAGAATCAGCCATGCTCCTCCATGAAATTGAAGAAACACAAAAAGAAATTATCTTTACAATGGGGGAAATTGGCGAAAGCCGCTCGAAAGAAACAGGGAATCATGTCAAGCGTGTCGCCGAATACTCAAAGATTTTGGCAATGGGACTTGGAATGTCTGAAGCAGAAGCAGAACTAATCAAAATGGCATCACCAATGCATGATATCGGCAAAGTTGCCATTCCAGATGAAATTTTAAAAAAACCTAGTCGGTTAACGGAAGAAGAATTTGCAATTATGCAATCACATGCAACAATTGGCTACAAACTTTTGGAAAAATCAAAAAGGCATATTCTTCAAGCAGCGGCGATTATCGCCCATGAACATCATGAAAAATGGAATGGAACAGGCTATCCTAATGGCAAAAAGGGGGAGCAAATCCATATATATGGTCGAATTACGGCTATTGCTGATGTATTTGATGCCCTTGCCAGTGATCGATATTATAAAAAGGCTTGGGAACTGGAGCGAATTATAAATCTTTTTAAAGAGGAACGCGGGCACCATTTCGATCCAAAACTTGTTGATATATTTTTAAATAACTTGGATGAAATTTTAAAAATAAAGGCTGCATATGAAGACATTTGA
- a CDS encoding AbrB/MazE/SpoVT family DNA-binding domain-containing protein yields the protein MAVIEVERKVTKIGNSLGITLPQEILEHLKVKQGDEIQFQLEENGRVSFKKKQHLNLEALDGIDQDFLDGIKDLFDNYDQTLRNLVNR from the coding sequence ATGGCGGTGATTGAAGTGGAAAGAAAAGTAACTAAAATCGGTAATAGCCTAGGTATTACACTTCCACAAGAAATTTTAGAACATTTAAAGGTGAAACAAGGGGACGAAATCCAGTTTCAATTAGAGGAAAATGGGAGAGTCTCATTTAAGAAAAAGCAGCATTTAAATCTTGAAGCACTTGACGGAATAGACCAGGACTTTTTGGACGGAATAAAAGATTTATTTGACAACTATGACCAAACGCTTCGAAATCTCGTCAATCGGTAA
- a CDS encoding response regulator transcription factor, producing the protein MNNYFVLVVDDEKEIRDAIEIYLKNEGITVIKAKDGIEAIEKLNEQEIHLIILDIMMPRLDGIATTFKIREQKNIPIIMLSAKSEDTDKILGLQVGADDYVTKPFNPLELIARVKSQLRRYVTLGTYGGATDKIIDLRGLTLDQAAKEVAVNGEQVKLTPIEYKIVELLMTNAGRVFSIHEIYERVWNEPCYNAENTVAVHIRKIREKIEIDPKNPRYLKVVWGIGYKMEK; encoded by the coding sequence ATGAACAATTACTTTGTCCTAGTTGTCGATGATGAAAAAGAGATTAGAGATGCGATTGAAATATATTTAAAAAATGAAGGAATAACGGTCATTAAAGCAAAGGACGGCATTGAAGCGATTGAAAAGCTGAATGAGCAGGAAATTCATCTCATTATTCTAGACATCATGATGCCAAGATTGGACGGAATTGCGACAACCTTCAAAATTCGCGAGCAAAAAAATATCCCAATTATCATGCTTAGCGCAAAAAGCGAGGATACGGATAAAATTTTAGGATTGCAAGTTGGTGCGGATGATTATGTGACAAAGCCGTTTAATCCCCTGGAGCTTATTGCCCGTGTGAAATCACAGCTAAGACGATATGTGACGTTAGGAACTTATGGAGGTGCAACGGACAAAATTATTGATCTCCGTGGGCTAACACTAGATCAAGCTGCAAAAGAAGTCGCTGTCAATGGCGAGCAAGTGAAGTTGACGCCAATTGAATACAAAATCGTTGAACTATTGATGACAAATGCTGGCCGCGTTTTTTCGATTCATGAAATTTATGAACGTGTTTGGAACGAGCCTTGCTACAATGCGGAAAATACAGTGGCGGTTCATATTCGCAAAATTCGCGAAAAAATTGAAATTGATCCGAAAAATCCGAGATATTTAAAGGTGGTGTGGGGAATTGGCTATAAAATGGAAAAGTAA
- a CDS encoding DUF2680 domain-containing protein has translation MKKFMFLLSVLFLTLGLAIPAWAENEVADNPEPKVELTKAQKRELAKIHQEIFEKKLKLIDKHVEFGVMTKEQGDKIKAKLQEKAKMMKEKGYMPRHCHKDKDDD, from the coding sequence ATGAAAAAGTTTATGTTTTTGTTGAGTGTGCTATTTTTGACACTTGGTTTGGCAATTCCCGCATGGGCGGAAAATGAGGTGGCTGATAATCCCGAGCCAAAGGTGGAGCTAACAAAGGCGCAAAAAAGGGAGCTTGCTAAAATTCACCAGGAAATTTTTGAAAAGAAACTTAAATTGATTGATAAACATGTTGAATTCGGTGTAATGACAAAGGAGCAAGGCGACAAAATCAAGGCCAAACTGCAAGAGAAAGCTAAAATGATGAAGGAAAAGGGCTATATGCCGCGTCATTGCCATAAAGACAAAGATGATGATTAA